tatttttttatttataattatttctttaattttaaattaattttattttatttttttaatttttttaatataattatttacgtgGGCCAattaaattgtgccacgtgtatattGTGTGCACGTGGACAATGAAACCTGGCACTTAACAGCTAAATTTGAACGGaagtgttaaattgctaacagaatagtggttttgggggtttacccgcagaaatttgggttgtgggggttaagtgaaaccaaaataaaagttttaggGGTTTTGCCAATAAATAAGCCATATTATCATTGAGAGTGTAAATTTTGCCAATAAATAAGCCATATTATTAGCCAACCTAAACACATGAGAGATCTAATCTATACAAGCAAATTGACGtactaaaagaaaaatattatctaAGATACAATCAAAATCACAAACCGACATTGTaaattacaattaattaattatatgcaTTGTAaacaaaatattctaatataatGCGTCataaaatttcccaaaatatcatttatgaaatataaataattatgaaaaacaTGGACAGCTactaatttgaaaagataaaataaaaaatctttgGTTTTGAGTTTTGACCGAAATTCCGTGTTTCTTTCGGGAGACTTTTTTAACCGCGGATCTCCTAAGGTACCTtcgcaagaaaaaaaaaaagaaataattgaAAATCCCCAAATTAATAATCAAAGTTtgatttttgagatttttatatTTACGAGGCCTTCATTTCCATTGTCCGATTCTTTCCAAGTTTctgtttttttgttatttatttaaggTTTCATCTTCTTTTTAAGGAATTTCTAGCTTTATTTTCGTTTGAATTCCCACTAATATCTTTTTTCCCTTTCACTTTAGTTATTCGATTTCATCGAATACAGCTTGAACTCCAGCAAAGATTGTGTAAGAATAAATTTTGACCAGAATAAGGTATGTTATTGTTTGTAATTTGGATGTGGTTTGCTTTgcaattttatatgtttattgatTTTGGTGGGTGGTAAATCTTTGgccttgtttgttttgagtAATCGTGGTCTCAATTTTTTATCTTCTTTTCTTGTTATTGTTGTTTTCAAAGGAATTTGTAATGCTTGGGCTTGAAATTTGGCATTAATTCTCAGTAGCTTTGTACACAAACTTTCAAACTACTGTGTAATGTTACCCTTAAGCAGAGAATTTTGttgatttattcaattttttgatGGTGGGGAAAGTGGTTTTAATTTTTCGATGTGGGTGTTTATATTTTGATTACATAAAGCACACTGGAAACAGGGGGCAGGAATTCATTAATGAAATTTTGTATACAAATTCTCTTTTGATCTTGATACTAGTGTTTGtccattttcttctaatattagATATCATTTCATGGTGTTATgaagtattaatttttataactaAGTTTCTTTTAGCTCTCATACTATAACACGCTATGCCGGGCTTTGAATATATTACATTGCATAGCTTAGCTTTTTACCAAACAATTTCAGTgattaaaacttttaaagtcGTTGACCTAAACCTTCATGTGGTTCTCTTGGTAAAGATTTAAACTTATGTATTTTCTTATGTGACAGATATGCAGAGCCAACTTGTGTGTAGTGGGTGTAGGAACATGCTTTTATATCCTAGAGGAGCTACAAATGTTTGCTGCGCAATATGCAACACAATTACCTCTGTCCCCCCTCCTGGTATGTCTCTTTTCTATTTCCTTTTCCTCAGTGGAAACTTTGTAAATATTTCACGGAAAGCTTTTGGGGCACAAAAGATTAAATTTGTGAATAAAATTCGATACAATGGTActaaagttattattaatgatgTTCTGGGTGCTGTGAAATATAGAAAGAAAGCTCAATTTCTGTAAACAATCATAAAGAGTTCACACACTTACAAAAAGTGCGGCAATGTGCATTTTTAACAATTGAAAGGATGGAAAAGATATAAATTAGCAGTGATCAACAAAATGATGTGATGATTGGTCTGCCAACTGTAAAGATCTCCTTTTCTGTTGGCTTCATGCTCTTTTCTTTTCGTTTCTTAATCCAGATATACGAAAGAAATAAATTTGGTTGTTCAAGTTTTGTTGATTAGACAAGATATATATGAGTGTGACATCGATTGTGAAAGCAAATGGATGTTGGTAAAGTTCTTAAATTGTTACATCTGGAGAGATAAATATCAAAGATTCAAGCAGGTCAATTACAATTACGTCTCCTAGCTataattgttatttattttgcaAAGAATATAACCTAGTTGAGGAAAGTGAAGAGAAAGTGGagatcatttttttattgtttttggtaTAAgcggaaagaaaaaaaatatcactcGTCTTTTTGATACAAAAGTAATAGATGGAAGTAGCTAATGTTCCGTGTTATTcataataatatgttatattGCTTAGAATCTTTATATATGTGTTCTTTCTCTGCCTGCTGTAATTTGTCCAATCTTAGAAGGATACATATTGTGGATTGATTGGTGACATCAAATCTGTACTTCTATTCTGATTATCCTCTGCCATAATCCCTCCCTATGATACAAccataaataaatatcaaaatcCACCTACTAATTTCTCAGTCCATCTCCTTCACTTTTCCTGCCAAACATAGCCTAATACATTATACAGTATATTTTGCATGAGAATTCTCAATTATTAGTGCATGTATATATGTAAGTTATAAAACAATATGCTATTAACATGCCTAGCTTCTTCCCTTTTTTGAATACGTTCTGTTACTGTGAAATTCTTGCAGGGATGGAAATGGCACAACTAATTTGTGGAGGCTGCAGGACGTTGTTAATGTATACACGTGGAGCAACAAGTGTTAGATGCTCATGCTGCCATACTGTGAATCTTGCACCAGGTGCGGTATATAGTATAGTGCTTAAGTAGTGAAATTTGTTTCTTTGTAGCATGACATGGCAAAAAGATATTCTTATTGCCTGAATGATATGAACTTCACACAGTGTTTAAATAGAATTGAAACTTTGTATCAATCGATGAgataaaatacaaattaaaaggAACATGTGAAACACATGGTGATAAGTGATAAATGAACCTGAAAACCGCTAAAAACACACAATAATCAGAGAAAGAAAGACAGCAAAATTACAAGATATTAGTCCATTATTTGTTAAAGTCTAAGATAGAGAGTCCCTCAAatcttttggatttataatcccaagtttttatttttgcaaGAATTATAATCGCAAGTTGCTACCCAGAATTTATCTTTTCCCAGAGTTTTTCTTTTGATTCATCTCTGTTGTCAATATTCTGCTGCTTCTGTCCAGCCGCACAGCCCAAAAAATGGTCAGTACTGCTGCTGTCCACAAAGATGAGGCCCGTCTATCTCCTTTAAGCTTACAACACTTCATTCAGTTTTCTGTACCGGAAATTCTGATCATACATTTTTGGACTCATTGGACATGTTCTTTAAAGTAGCAGTTATCCTGGAAGCATAACAtcatttacaacttaaaattgttatttttttgcaaaaaaatattatcaGATGATAATAGGCAGAAGAACATTACAAAAGATGATAAGAATTCTTCTTTGGATGCATAAAGAGTAGCAAGTCATCTAAGATTACAACCAGAGATTTTATTCTCAGAGTAAATCAGGAAAAGAAAAGTCAATAAGTTTTCAGACTTAAAGATCCACATAACTGTTCAAACCTGACTTTTTTTTTCCACAAGTGTATCAATTTTGTTTTGATGTTCTGAAATTCAACTGTTCCTTTCAAGCCAGAGTTGCCAACATAGCTAAAGGAGCCATGTTCCAGGCCTTTTTCCTTTTACTTGAAGTGACTCCTGTTCGTTTTTCCCATGACAAGGCGAATTGTCTTGATAGTGATGCAACGTCACACAACACTTGGAACAATCCCATATCTTAGAAGAGAAAAGGCAATGTTTAAAGAAGTTGTCTCTAGGGCCATTACTTTTTCTGTGAAGAACTAATTGTATGAATTTAATGAGCTGACACTGGAGGAAGAATCCGTAGACATTTGCTAAAATCATATAAGCTGTTCTGTTCATCATCTAATTGTTATGTGTGCTCATATCATTTAGAAATTACCTAGGAATGTTTTTCAAGTTTGAGTATTTTATCCTTCATACTTCTTAATGCCTTTTAAGAAAACATTTTGTAGTTTTGGTTTATTGCTGCCCTTTGTAGTATTTTAATACAGCATTTGTTAATGCATATGAGGACTATAATTGTTTCCTCGACAACTTTGTTGGGCTGTTCCCCGCTTATCACAGTGTACACACATCTGCTGAGTTTTTCTTTTGTTTGTTGTATGATTAAAAAGGGTCCAATCAGATGGCTCATGTTAATTGTGGAAACTGCCGGACAACACTCATGTATCCATTTGGAGCTCCATCAGTAAAATGTGCAGTTTGTCAGTATGTTACAAATGTTGGTGTAAGTCCAATTGAATCTTATTAATATTTCTTGAGCATTCACCATCATGACTTTGGGTGGCTGCCTTCCCACCTTTTACTGAAAACACAGGGTGCTTATTAATTGTTCCTTCTCTTTCTCGTCTTAGAAAGTAGCCCTTGAATTAATTTCTACGCATACTTCTCTTTCAAACCCAAAACAAGAACAACTTTGAAGAAACATATAAACTGcacatattgtttatttttatcattatttGATATCTAGACATATTGGTCTCAGAACAATGTCCGTTTATAGTGTAAGCAGTCAAAGAGTTGTTAATACTAATTAGAAACCAATACCAAATTGTTCATTTTACTTCAGTTTCCACTGAATATTTATTAGCTCATTTCAGTGTCATCTTTGAACCATGGTTGTTGTTCACACATGTATTTTCAGTTTTGACAGTCCTTGTTAGCTTCTATTCTTTCTCTCACACCAGTACTTTTTTTCTATTTCAGATGGGCAATATGAGGGTTCCAATTCCTGTGCACAGACCCAATTCTGGAACAATGCCCTCCACTTCAGCTGTAAGTTATTAATTTTCTTAGATTCTTACAGGACAAAAAGTATACtataaatattttctttctcAACTGTTGGTCACCATTTGATTGCATTCCACAGCCAATGCCTCATTCACAAAGCCAAACTGTTGTGGTTGAGAACCCAATGTCCGTCGACGAGAGTGGCAAACTGGTCAGTTTTAACTATTCATTTACTGAGTTTCCATTGATAGTGCCAATCAAGATTTGctgacaattttttattttatccaATCTCATAGGTGAGCAATGTCGTTGTTGGTGTTACAAcagaaaagaaataataaaatcaaaattccaGGATGTGCTGTAAGCATTATTTGGCTGGGAGCAATCCATATGTTTTCTTATACATATCTATATATAGACATGGAAATTGGTTGTGTATATCTTGTGAGAGATTGACATTGGCTTTCATTTTTTCGAGAACCTTATATCAAAATATGAGGTTTCTGTGATTAAACTGTGATTGTTGTccttatgaaaaaaattattagagtCCAAAAAAGAGTCTTTTTTGGTCATTTGTGTGTGATTTTTCATACTTAGTTTTCGTATTTGATTCTATATGAATGGATGAAAATTAGAATAGGTTATTTATTACAGGATTGCATGTATTTTAATAATCtttttcatttgaattaattaataaagaaatttttatattaaaaatataaattgtcattttatttacaaaaatactttcataAGGGTTGTGTaacaattttacttttatttatcaaaatatCTGGCACACacaatttcgttattattctCACGTATTACTCAATTAATTTCTCTTTTTgtcatatttaatttttgtatcctatattatttttttttattttcatttacatATTCAAACTTCTAGAcaatttgaataaatatttctccaaaaatcatgaaattcaCGATATTTAAAGAAGATGTTTTTTCCAAAAACATAAAACGCACGATTTTCAACTGTTGTCTATCATTCAGACACGTTTTtcttctggttttttttttctacgattttttatttaaatgacgATAATtcgttctttctcttcttcatcTCCCTTTGTGGAAAAAGTTACAGTTACACAtcctcaaattttaaaaataaggttgaaatttatttccaaaaaaaggaaaggaaaaagGAAGTTAGATGATTTTGTTGAGCTCCTTCCAAGAAGAAATTTAAAATCATTAAAGGAGAAAAAATTGAGGGGAGTCCAAAAAGGGGAGAATCAAGCTCCTTGTTTGATTGAGGtttgtattgtatttttttttattattatttttgcaaTATTTTAGGTTTTATCGCTTCTAAGTATGGTTTATGTGCtttgataaatattattttctagttTGTTTTAGGTCTGTTATTGAGTTTCATTCGTATTTCATATTAGatggttttagattttttttttttcgtttctcAACTTCAGAACTATGTTTCTCTTTTTAATGGTTTATGATACTTGCTgttgattttgatttttatggttttgagTTTATGTATGTTGTTGAATGCTTATTGTAGTGtgatttgttgtttttattgtttttcacaaggaatccaaataaattaatttcaaaaatgaaataaaattattttcatggaaaaattttgtaATTCACAAACATTCATCAAAtcacacataaaccaacatgaacacatccaaatcaacaaatcatcattttaaattcatatttaggatttaattatatggattaaaaaagaataaaataataggcAAAAATCACACTAAGTGGCCAACCACTATAATGGGCTTCATTAGGTACaaatttgccactttatttcaaccattgatcatttctttcaataatactatattttccaatttcaatcctataaatgttaaaactatttatttaataattataattaattatcaaataaaattaccatttattttatttattaattagaccatacaaagtcttttaattaacaaataaaccccaaaaccttttttctttacaattaagctcttacttagtgaaaattcataaataagaaatagtctaattttagaattataattaattgattaaaaccaattaattgagtttgcaagcagtattatctcaactagtgtggggaccatgggcctatataatcaagcttccaataaataGAActagaacttaccaagtaaattctctaacttattaatttctccttgcGCCGctatagattcagaattgcactcttaattatatagaacgatCTATATGTACtaagatatagatacactatgaaTTATTTATCGTTCTAATtcaaatagtcaaagatcctctatagatgatcctcatcaaatagggacaaatttaccgttctaccattcaatgtattttatccttaaaacacttagctacctataaatgatatttcagtaaactaatataattactgaaatacgatctcaatcatttatctctattaagtcaagctcgaagaaaatcatcgtttcacttctaaatacttatagaagctatagattccatatatatgattagcgctcccattcAATTGAACTACTATGTCCTTAATttgtatgtcacgagaagatccaattGGTTGACTTTAagaaacaaattaaagaacataaataatacaattaagatCGAACATAACCATCTCAGCATTAAGATTTATAGACCTAAAATCAACCAATGATATTggcttagaaagatataacggtaagtttatgatatcttatccaagttcacTATCGGTCCAaatcgatgtatactccatacatccgacactagtatactttgccaatgccctagaaaggacataacactcaTCCAAGGGgtaagtatactttattgttgattatcatgttagtctaaatccagtgtattGACATATCATGGAACTTaaactttgaaacatataatcatgattatattccactgtgttgacaatactataatcatgaataaccatatgttctagatttaataaattttatacgctaaacatataatcatgaaataaatcatgtaaaccatgctacataaaatgatttttgatcttttattaattagtaaatctgattatattaaaatgagttttatttacagcacaaaacccaacataatcTCCATAAGAAGAAGACGAGAGACATaaacaataaaacaaaataaataaaaagaatatcaccaaaaaaaaataaagaaatacaaagaatattaaaattttatctattttaataagctttattattttattttttaataattttaattaaaattatgacGTGGACCAATAAACTTTTGACATGTGGCATTCTTGTCAGCACTTAACAAAGCTGTTAAATTAGGTATTGACGGACTTACAAAAAGTTAAGCTTGAGACTATTACTGCTATTTTGAAGATTGGTGACTAATCTATATCAAATCGatatttttaaagatttttgccgcaaattttcctaaaataaactaatataaccTGAATCTAGTAGATGCACAAATcacaaataaatgaataaaataaatatagtaGATACAGTACAAATAATACCTTTGAGCTATCTAAGATTAACACTAATCTATCTCTCTAACAAGTAAGTATGGTAGTGCTCTTTCTACAAGACATTGAGCTATACACAAAATGTGGCCAATATCGCTAAAGATTATGGAACTAAGTAATTTTGGGTTATTcagcaaaaataataataataacaataattaattttgagttTTTCACTTCAATGTTATTGATCATTCTTCATAGAAATCTGCTACACTACGACGTTTGTTGCGATCTTGGGTGTGGCTAACATCCCTCTTCATGAACTGAAATCCCATTACGTACCTATACTCTCCCGTACCGAGGCATCGAGGACAGTAGTCAAGACCACTTCCGCCACAAGTCCTACACCTGCAAGAGTGTTTAAACAAAGTTAGTTTGGAGTAAAACCATCAGGTGAAATTCCAAGCATGCTTCCAAAACAAAACTGTTTCAAGAGAGTTCAACGCCTCACCATTTTGGCCACTCCCCCTTCGGGAGCATTTCAACGTGTGTACAGTTCGTCCTCCCTGTCATATAACAATATTCTTGTGTAAGATGAAAAGAACTGAGAGAGGAACTGCCTATGGATGATTCTCTCAGCTTAGATGTCTGGGCAACACGCAACATATTTCAGCAAAACAGAATCTTGAAAATCCTTAAGAAGATAACCACACGGTACAATATGACTGAAACATGAGAAATTTCTGCTTAAGACACTAGGATATAGTGACATTAGATGACTAGATTAAATAGAAAACTCAGATGATGGGAATATTTGTGGCCAGTTTTAAGTTGAGAAAAATGGAACCAAGATAATGATATAGCTGATCAAACAGCTAATTCTCCAAGTAAATCATAATCTTTTAACAACTCAAAATTTACTTTGAGGTAATAGGTAACCATCATAGGTAGGAAAGAGCATAATTTACAAGATGCAAGGTGCAAAAGCTTAAATTTTGAGAATGAAAGATAATTATAAGTGAGACCTCTTCCCTGGCAAGTGTGGCAACCAGTCCTTCCACTCCCCATGCAGACCACACAAGGTGGATCTGgcgttttcttttcttctctatgaACATTTGACTGCCAAAGAAAGAAGTAAAAGGAGTTAGTACCATAATTTAATAGTATGAACGGACTCATTGGCAGTGTTTTAGCAAAAGTATCACATTCAATGTTGATGGAGGTTATGACATATTTTGAGggagaaaaaaaaacactaataatttgagatataccAAACTCCCAGTTTCCTGGTTTTAGAATATTGGCATACAGATGCAGATCTCATAAGATAACAGAAATATTAGTGGAAGGAAGGATGATAGCTATCTATTAGGAAGGTTGAAAAAGAGGGGACTAACATTAAGGAACAATAGTATGGTTTTCAATAAGACGTAACCCCGAAGGCTGGTCTAATGGTATGAAGAAGTGTTGGAAGTGAGGTTAGAAAAGAACTAAATTATATTGCTTATAATTACTTTATTAAATTTCAGAGAaaccaaagagaaaaaaaaagagaacagTGAACTCAAAATATAGAGAACACATGAAGAGGGTCACTTGCCTCGGTACGGACAACCCAAGAAGGCTTAGCAAATGAAAGACGAGGCGTGGGGTTTGTCTGCCGTGGATGAGGTTGTGAGGCTTCATTCAAACCTGTGGCTTCTAATCGAACTGTTGTACATAAGCTGAGCATTCTTACTACCATAATCATGTATGTGCTCCTACCACCGCAGTGAAATGTATGAAACCACAAGCGGGCACTGCTAAACACCCAAAAATGAGGTAACAAAATCTTATTGATATTGAAAAATGATGCTATTAAAAACAAGGATAGATTTTTCTTTTGTGCTATCAATTACGAAAATAACAAGTACTAGTTCGATGAATGCGTTACATAAATGTTCTGTTTTTCTCTTGAAAGAGATAAATGTTTTCATTTAACCATATAACCCTACAATATTTGAAGACATAATAACCATGCACTGAAGGACAATGCTAACAAAGTACCACTACAGTAACCAGCTGAAAGTTTAGTACTTTGAATTGGGATCTAAACTTTGAAGCTAAACAAAGTCCACCTAAAGATATTGTGGATTCTTATATGAAGCAtataaaaacttcaaaaaaagtTGAAATGAATACTTGTTCCTTTGATTTTGATGTCATTGATAGAAGTTAACGAGGTGAGCACTTTCCGAGCTCATAATCTGGTAATCATATGCGAGCTTTCTAGTGATGTAAGCTCCTCCAAAAAAGAAATGTAACATAAACTACTCAGAATTAAGGTGCACTATATATTATCAAACATAGAATGAAAATCGTTAAGGTGCCTAACTGTGAGGATAATTTCTGAGGCATATTATCAAACATCTAGCGAGCGAGTTATTTTCAAAGTAGCAAAAATAATAgacaaaaagatattaaccaagtAGCTAAACAAAATACCCAGATGGGCTCACTCAGTTCATCCAATTTGGCTCACATCCGCGGCCGTGAACGTGAACCATGAGTGTATTTAAGTTTGATTAACCCCATAACAACAACTATATGAAGTTTTAAACATAGCAACAATACATACGTAAATACATACTTgaatagttatttatttatttcagaaattccaaagAAAAGTTACCGGCGGCGACTAATCTCGACGACTGGCGCTGGCTCAATTAGTTAGCCGTTGTCCTTtccattcttttattttttattttttttttctaggaaGAGGAAGTTAGCTCTTTCacaccaaaaataaagatttgacaaaatagtCTTTATGAAAActtttattaggaaaataaattttaaatattttaattagcaaaatagttttttttttttaattgacataataattaatataataaatataattaatattaatttttctttatcgttaaaaaaatagatttggttggACTCTCATGAcctctcttcatcttcatcttcatctttatTTTCAATTGAGTTCTTCATTACTATATGAGTTTTTATATTTATCTTCATACCACTACTCTAGTATTTCTTCTTCAATGGTATTCATTAACATTTGACCTAAATATTCAAGAAACCCTTAAAGAAGAAGTGAAAATTCCATCCAACAATTGTAAAGGTTAGTAATTGACTTTACTCTCAAGTTTAATGATTGGGTATATGTTATTTTACAgttatataacaatataaaacataaatttaggttattctaaaaaaaaaaaaaaaaaaaaactggtgTGAAAATAACCCCAGTTTGAGATTGAAGATGACCAGTGATATGTGACCATGTGCGACCAATTTGGTCGCCTTTGGTCGCATATGGTTGTTTAGTGAAATTTGAGATTGAAGATGACCAGTGATATGTGACCATGTGCGACCAATTTGGTCGCCTTTGGTCGCATATGGTTgtttagtgaaaaaaaaaaaaaaaatactatgcgACCATGTAGGTCACACATGGTCGCTCAGTGTAACTAGAAAACTATACTATGCGACCATGTAGGTCGTACATGGTTGCACATGGTCGCTCAGTGTAACTAGAAAATTATACTATGCAACCATGTAAGTCGTACATGGTCGCACATGGTCGAATATGGTCGCTTTCCACTAATTTTTAGATTCCAACATGTATTTCTAACTTTATGACAGGTATGGATCATATCTTTATATACATGGACTATAATGGTGAGTGGAAGATTACCGATAATCGTATTTGTGAATGGTTTGGTACTGGTTGCAACAAGGGATTTGTGGTTGATCGTAGTATCAAGTTTCATCAACTAGTGAATAAAGTCTAT
This region of Cannabis sativa cultivar Pink pepper isolate KNU-18-1 chromosome 7, ASM2916894v1, whole genome shotgun sequence genomic DNA includes:
- the LOC115697740 gene encoding protein LSD1 translates to MQSQLVCSGCRNMLLYPRGATNVCCAICNTITSVPPPGMEMAQLICGGCRTLLMYTRGATSVRCSCCHTVNLAPGSNQMAHVNCGNCRTTLMYPFGAPSVKCAVCQYVTNVGMGNMRVPIPVHRPNSGTMPSTSAPMPHSQSQTVVVENPMSVDESGKLVSNVVVGVTTEKK
- the LOC115696931 gene encoding uncharacterized protein LOC115696931 isoform X2, translating into MIMVVRMLSLCTTVRLEATGLNEASQPHPRQTNPTPRLSFAKPSWVVRTESNVHREEKKTPDPPCVVCMGSGRTGCHTCQGRGRTNCTHVEMLPKGEWPKWCRTCGGSGLDYCPRCLGTGEYRYVMGFQFMKRDVSHTQDRNKRRSVADFYEE
- the LOC115696931 gene encoding uncharacterized protein LOC115696931 isoform X1, giving the protein MKPHNLIHGRQTPRLVFHLLSLLGLSVPSQMFIEKKRKRQIHLVWSAWGVEGLVATLAREETSKLRESSIGSSSLSSFHLTQEYCYMTGRTNCTHVEMLPKGEWPKWCRTCGGSGLDYCPRCLGTGEYRYVMGFQFMKRDVSHTQDRNKRRSVADFYEE